TGTGACAACCACATCGCCTTCACGAACATCCTGAAGACGATCGAAGTCTCGAACCAGCGTCCCACGCATAATTCCTTTGGCTCGGGATCGTTCGAGTACTACATCGATGGCACTGGAAGTGTCCGTCAGTAAAAGTACTTGGCTGCTGTGCTTGCCCACCAACATGACTTGACCGACGGCACCCGAAGGAACCATCACGGCGTCACCTTTCTTAACTCCGGCAGCACTACCGCGATCAATTTGTATATTTCGAACCAGCGGAGCTCCGAGTTCTCCAATAATCGAAGCCCCCACAACACGTTCTTTCAGCCCTCGTTCCGCTGAAAAACCCAACAACACACGAAGCCTTTGATTCTCTTGCTCACTTTCGGTCAAGAGAATTTCCAAAGCTCGAACTTCAGGTTTCATCTTGCGAAGTTCAAATACTTCTTGTTCGTTTTCACGATTCAGACGCACTCGGTAGACAAGATCTGTGACTCCGCCAAAAAGCCAAAGCATACTTTGCTGAATCGAGCTCGATAAATCCAGAATAATACCCGAAGTCACTTCGGACAAAGCGGGTGCTTTTCGACGAAACCGAGAAACCACGAAAGGGGCCGCTAAGAGACAAGCGACGGCTACCAACGTTTTAAATTTACCTAAAAATCTCCACACACCTGCGCCTAAATTGTCAAAACTTGTTTTAATCGATCGAGCTCT
This region of Myxococcaceae bacterium genomic DNA includes:
- the mreC gene encoding rod shape-determining protein MreC is translated as MWRFLGKFKTLVAVACLLAAPFVVSRFRRKAPALSEVTSGIILDLSSSIQQSMLWLFGGVTDLVYRVRLNRENEQEVFELRKMKPEVRALEILLTESEQENQRLRVLLGFSAERGLKERVVGASIIGELGAPLVRNIQIDRGSAAGVKKGDAVMVPSGAVGQVMLVGKHSSQVLLLTDTSSAIDVVLERSRAKGIMRGTLVRDFDRLQDVREGDVVVTSGVGAKFPEGMPVGRVSKVENHRQGLYVEAQIEPFVRFNHLEEVLILTKTNQDAPAQRREAISQSLRMSPKL